In Herpetosiphonaceae bacterium, the DNA window GATCTCCCTGGCAATGCGCTGCCCATCGCACGCCTGCAACACCACGGCCTGTTTCGGCGAGAGCTGCATCGGCTGCTCAAGCGGTAGATGGAGCTGCGCGCCGTCGAGGTGGATGAACGGCATGCGGCGCGGCGCGAGCCAGGGCCGGATCGCTTTCTGTCTCGCCAGCGTCTCGGCCAGCGTATCGATGCACCAGCCCTCGAAGAAGACCTCGCGCGCCTCAAGCAGCTTGTCGCCGGGCGTGAAGCGGATCGGCTGGCCCTGCGGCACGAATGTCGCCCAGGCCACCGGCCCAAAAAAGCCGATCGTATCGTTCTTGGCGCAGTAGCGCTGCAAATAGTTGGCGACCAGCACGTGCTTGTTGCTGCGCTTGTAGAAGGCGCTGCCGCTTGGATGGCGTAAGAGCTGGTTAATCGCGGTGTGGAGCGCGCTTCGGTTCTGCCACGTAACGGCTTCGCGGAAGCGCTCCATGGCGGCAGCCTCGGAGATCGCATCGGAGATCTGCGCGGTTGCAGCCTGAAACGCTGCCTCAAAGGCCACCTGCGCCGCCTGGAGCTGTTCGCGCGCCGCGTGAAGCTCCGCCAGCGCCGTTGCGGCCTCGCCGCCGACGACGCCGGGAGCGGGCCACTTGCCCTTCTTCAACTGGCGCAGGGCCTTGACCAGCGGCATGCGCTGATCGGGTGGAGTAGTCTGCATCTGCTGTCGCACCGTCTCGCGCGCGGCCTCCCGGCAGCGAGCCAGATTGCGCTCGGCCTGCATCAGCGTCATGGCTGCGGCGGCACACGCCGGGCTGCTCAGCTTCAGCACGTGCGCGATCGGGAAGCCCGCGCCGCGCAGCACCGCCGTGCGCCACACGCCCCAGCGCTGATCCGCGAGGCGCAGCAGGTGCTCAGGGAGCGTCGGCTCTTCGTCGTCCCAGCTATCGGCGGCGAAATCATTGATGAAGGAGGATAAACTGCCAGACTGTTCTTTCTGATCCATGCTCTAAGCTCCTGAGCCAAATGCAAGGCAACACGGTCGCGGCTTCAATCGATGTAGCGGATTCGGGCTAGCTAGGGCGATCCTCGGCGATCCCGAAACTGAGCAGGCGCGGCTGTAGCGGTTGACCGTGACCCATAGTGGCTTGCTCTGCGCTTCGCCGATGGTTCGACCGAGACTGGCAGCATTCAGATCCGACAGGGAGCGTTTCGTGTGGTGTTGGAGCCTCGTGAGCGGCGCGTGGCGTCACGTTGGTAAGGATCGTCCGCTGCAAGCATCGACCTGGCAGCGTATAGCACCGGCTGGGTACACGCTGCCAGGTCGACTGAGAGCCGCGCAAAGCTACTGATTGCCTGCGTTCTCTTCCATCTTTTTGCGCAGGCTCAGCGGGCGCATGTCGGTCCAGACCTCTTTGATGTAGTCCAGACACTCCTGCTTGAGTCCGCTCTTGCCGGCGTCGCGCCAGCCCAGCGCGTTCTCGCGGTCGGCGGGCCAGATCGAATACTGCTCTTCGTGGTTAACAACGACCTTGTAGATCGTCGTATCTTCTTGTTCGTCCCGATTCATGGTGCCTCCTAAGGATAACTCAGTGCTCAATGGGATTGCTCCGGCGCTGATCATGCGCCGATGCTCGCTATCGTTGCGGGATCGACGGCTTGTGCTGGCCGACCCGCCGTGTATGTTCTGTCGCGTTCCAGGCCCTCACCCCGGCGCCGTCGCGCCACCCCTCACTAGAGCGGCTGCGGCAGCGTGCTGGTCTGCTCAGCGCGAATCTCCTCGGCCTCGCTCTCCTCGGCCTCGCTCTCGCTCACGCCGAGCGGCGCGTCGGGTAGCTCGTCCTCTACCAGCCGGATGCGCGGATAGGCATAGCCGACGGCGACGGCTGCCAGCGTGAGGATGCCGAAGACGATAAACATCAGGCCGATACCGCGTCCGGGTCCGTACCCGATGATCTGCCCGATCGAGCCAGCCAGTGGCGCGCGCTCATCCCGCAGCAGCGGCTGGAAAACATAGTCGGCCAGCGGACCCGCCAGCAGATATGCCAGCGGCGTGGCCGAGGTGGCGATCATCATGCGGATCGAAAAGACGCGGCCCTGAATGTCGGCGGGAACCTTGCTCTGCCAGATCGCCTGGCTCGAGCCGCCGACGAACGGCATCATAAACAGGAAGAAGAAGGCCATCACGGTCAGGATCAGCGCCGACGGTTGCAGCCCCGCGATAATGATACACAGCCCGGCCAGGCCCATTGCGCCGAGCACGCCGTTGACGCGCCGCCGGGGACCGCCCCAGATGCTCATCACGACGCTGCCGACGAGCATGCCCGCGCCTGCCACCGAGAGCACCGTGCCCAGCACGGCGGGCGAGCCCGACGGGAACGACAGCACAAGCGGCTGCGCCAGCACAATCACCATGCCGACCATGAAGTTGCTTGTGGCGAAGAACATCAGCAGGCCAAGCAATCCAGGCCGCTGCTTGATGTACGTCCAGCCATAGCGCGACTCATGCAGCAGCGAGCCGCGCGCCTCCTGGCCTGCCGTGGTCTGCTCCGGCCTCGGAACCCTGACGCTCATCAGCGTCAGCACCGCCACCACAAAGGTTGCCAGGTCGACGGCGATCACGCCGGACAGCTCGACGTATTGCACCAGCACGCCCGCCAGGATCGGCGAGATGAGCTGCCCGATGCCCTGCGCAAGCTGCACCAGGCCGTTGGCGCGGCCAAGCTGCTCCCTGGGCACCAGCAGCGTGGTGACAGCGGTGTAGGCGGGCATCTGAAAGGCCCGCGCGATCGAAGAGATCGAGGTCAGGAGGTAGATCATCCAGATCGCGAGGTCGCCTGTGTTGTAGAGCACCATGATCGCCAGGGTCGTGAGCGCCGCGATCGTATCGCTCATAATCATCGTCTTGCGGCGATCCCAGCGGTCGACCATCACTCCGGCGAGGGGCGAGACGAGGATGAAGGGCACCGCCGCGAACACGGAGATCAGGGCAAATTCCGTAACAGACCTGCTGTTCTGGAGCGCCCACACGCCAAGCGCGAAGCCGGTCATCATCGATCCGAGGATCGAGACAAGCTGGCCCAGCCAGATCACGAAGAAAACCTGCATGCCTCGCGCAGCAGTCCGTTGTTCCACAGCATTCTCCTTTGCTTGCGAGCGAGCCGACGCGGTTCCTGCCTCGGCGCTGGATGGTTCCATGGGCTTGAGCTGCGGTAAGACGACCTCATCCTGCCGGATTGAGTCGGCCTGCGCCTCAAGCTGCTGCGCCAATTGCTCGATCGTCGCCTCGCGGACGATCCGCGCCAGGTGGTCGATCGTCGGGTTCTGAAAGAACGTCGCCAGCGGCACGTCCTGCCCGAACACCTTTTGAATCAGCAACATGAGCCGAACGGCAAGAAACGATGTTCCGCCGAGGTCGAAGAAGTTATCGGTCACGCCGATCGGCTGCGTGCGAAGCACCTCTTGCCAGATCGCGGCAAGCTGCTGCTCCAGATGATCGCGCGGCGCGACAAACGCGGCTGGGAGTGTCTTTCCGTCTGCGGCGGGCACCGGCAGCGCCTGCCGATCAACTTTTCCGTTGGTCGTTCGTGGTAGCGCGTCCAATGAGACGAAGGCCGCAGGAATCATATACTGAGGAAAGAAATTCCGCAAGTAGCTTCGTAGCGCGATCGTCGGCGGGGCCGGTTGCTGGCGCGGCACGACATAGGCGGCCAGATATGTCCTGCCCGGCTCGTCGGTGTAGGCGCGCACCGCAGCCGCGCGCAGCGCGGGGTGGCGCTCCAGCGCGGCCTCGATCTGCCGCAGCTCGACCGGATGATCGGCAACCTCGACGCGATAGTCTGGACGACCCAGCAGCTCGACACGGCCATCGGGCAGGTAGCGCGCGTAATCGCCGCTGCGGTACAGGCGCTCTCCCGTGCGCGGATGCGTCAGGAAGCTGGCGCGAGTCTGCTGCGCGTTGCGCCAGTAGCCGCGTCCCACGCCCAGCCCGCCGATGTAGAGCTGGCCGACGACCCAGTCGGGACACGGCTCCAGTTGCTCGTTGAGGACATGGAGCCGCTGGTTGGTCAACGGCCTGCCCAGCGTCACGCGGCTCTGCTCCGGCTCGACGGCGGCGATCGGCTCGGCGCTCGACCAGATCGAGGTTTCGGCTGCGCCGCCCAGGTTGATCACCGTCACCTGCTCGGCCAGCGCCCGTAGCCGCTCCGCCAGCGTCACCGGCATCCAGTCGCGGCTCAGCAGCACGAGTCGCAGTGTACGCGGATACCGATCAGGCTGGTCCTCCACCTGCGCGATCAGCGCTTCCAGCAGCGCGGGCGGCGAGTTCCAGATCGTGACGCGCTCGCGGAGCATCAGGTCGGCCCAGTATGCCGGATCGTGGCGCGAGGCCGCGTCGGGCACGACGATCGTGCCGCCCGCCGCCAGCGTGCCGAAGATGTC includes these proteins:
- a CDS encoding MbtH family protein, whose amino-acid sequence is MNRDEQEDTTIYKVVVNHEEQYSIWPADRENALGWRDAGKSGLKQECLDYIKEVWTDMRPLSLRKKMEENAGNQ
- a CDS encoding amino acid adenylation domain-containing protein — its product is MSEVSKRVAELSPEKRELLLRRLREKQPTAAPKVAATLPALGVNRRDRHRPFPLSPIQQNYWAGRSGFFDLGAVGTNVYTEAELRWATPSRLDRLKTNFLLGGLNRALQRVIERHDIMRVVVQPNGQQRILPQVPPYQIQVVDLRGKDAATVEAAIEQVRERMRTARAPIDQWPLFEILAHRLDGERVRLHIRLDALLVDGTSRGLFIQELFRHLGNAPVEPLAATYRDYVLTWTAFQRSELCQSARQYWLDRLPTLPPIAELPLAVNLSPQTFSAFVKHNVTLLEPDAWTRLKARAARADLTPSGVTTAAFVEVLAAWQPSRRFTLGLVGTYRPPLHAQMADMLGNFNTIYLLAVEDDSGTFEARARRIQQQIAADLEQRYYLGHQVLRELNRRKGGTSRPTLPILFNSVIEYSHASYQTRVGRSGNGGMLSFEQLDAGLHIPQILLSPTVSESADGALTCSWQSVEQVFPERLMQEMLDTYGRFIQRLASDETAWSETLPQLLPAEQLERRAALNAAEATPPPGLLHSLFQAQVHLRPRQSAVVAADRTLTYAELARRAAQVGRRLRERGAQPNTPVAVVMEPGWEQIVAVLGVLEAGAAYVPIDPALPGERFQRLLAHSEATLALTQTSIERRMSWPAAIERLCLDSDEWSGVDDHPIEPVQQGDDLACVIYSSASDEPLGVMIDHRGAVNTVLDINRRCGIDADDRTLALAPLSFDLSVFDIFGTLAAGGTIVVPDAASRHDPAYWADLMLRERVTIWNSPPALLEALIAQVEDQPDRYPRTLRLVLLSRDWMPVTLAERLRALAEQVTVINLGGAAETSIWSSAEPIAAVEPEQSRVTLGRPLTNQRLHVLNEQLEPCPDWVVGQLYIGGLGVGRGYWRNAQQTRASFLTHPRTGERLYRSGDYARYLPDGRVELLGRPDYRVEVADHPVELRQIEAALERHPALRAAAVRAYTDEPGRTYLAAYVVPRQQPAPPTIALRSYLRNFFPQYMIPAAFVSLDALPRTTNGKVDRQALPVPAADGKTLPAAFVAPRDHLEQQLAAIWQEVLRTQPIGVTDNFFDLGGTSFLAVRLMLLIQKVFGQDVPLATFFQNPTIDHLARIVREATIEQLAQQLEAQADSIRQDEVVLPQLKPMEPSSAEAGTASARSQAKENAVEQRTAARGMQVFFVIWLGQLVSILGSMMTGFALGVWALQNSRSVTEFALISVFAAVPFILVSPLAGVMVDRWDRRKTMIMSDTIAALTTLAIMVLYNTGDLAIWMIYLLTSISSIARAFQMPAYTAVTTLLVPREQLGRANGLVQLAQGIGQLISPILAGVLVQYVELSGVIAVDLATFVVAVLTLMSVRVPRPEQTTAGQEARGSLLHESRYGWTYIKQRPGLLGLLMFFATSNFMVGMVIVLAQPLVLSFPSGSPAVLGTVLSVAGAGMLVGSVVMSIWGGPRRRVNGVLGAMGLAGLCIIIAGLQPSALILTVMAFFFLFMMPFVGGSSQAIWQSKVPADIQGRVFSIRMMIATSATPLAYLLAGPLADYVFQPLLRDERAPLAGSIGQIIGYGPGRGIGLMFIVFGILTLAAVAVGYAYPRIRLVEDELPDAPLGVSESEAEESEAEEIRAEQTSTLPQPL